The Chryseobacterium sp. 52 genome includes a region encoding these proteins:
- a CDS encoding NAD(P)H-dependent oxidoreductase encodes MKKIVIVNGHPDKESFNTGIAHSYIESARDAGAEVRYIAIGELDFNPNLKFGYRQRTELEPDLVKALEDLYWSEHQVWIHPMWWLGMPAIMKGFFDRVFLPGITFKSENGVSEGLLKGKTGRIITTAGDLSLDVYEDRYTSSGLVQLQKGILEYCGISSVQSSFIGPLYELDQEDRVRWIDQIRGFAVSDSV; translated from the coding sequence ATGAAAAAGATAGTAATTGTCAATGGACATCCGGACAAAGAAAGTTTTAATACCGGTATTGCCCATTCCTATATAGAATCTGCACGGGATGCAGGTGCAGAAGTACGGTATATTGCCATTGGAGAACTGGATTTCAATCCTAATTTAAAGTTTGGGTACAGGCAGAGAACGGAACTGGAACCCGACCTTGTAAAAGCATTGGAAGATCTCTATTGGAGCGAACATCAGGTTTGGATACATCCTATGTGGTGGCTGGGTATGCCTGCCATTATGAAAGGCTTTTTTGACCGGGTTTTTCTTCCGGGGATTACTTTTAAAAGTGAAAACGGAGTGAGCGAAGGATTATTAAAGGGAAAAACAGGGAGAATCATTACAACAGCAGGAGATTTGTCCTTAGATGTTTATGAAGATCGGTATACATCAAGCGGGCTCGTCCAGCTGCAAAAAGGTATTTTGGAATACTGTGGAATATCTTCTGTTCAAAGTAGTTTTATAGGACCTTTGTATGAGTTAGATCAAGAGGATAGAGTACGGTGGATAGATCAGATAAGAGGCTTTGCAGTGTCAGATTCCGTATAA
- a CDS encoding alpha/beta hydrolase: MKDIMNNIDAELWKAVRESPFNRIDYENLLAHDPAKIRKEEMDLFLKEKPVDIPQHLDVEDIWIPSSHASGKIRLRMYRPKGKKDLPVLLYFHGGAFIYGTPEQYDFIFFRLALDAEMIILSVDYRLAPEYQFPAGMEDGCDALLWLAANAEQIGGDKNNMMIGGSSAGATIAASVTHWARDRKEVEIRHQYMLYPPMSHLLETSSMRELEHAPQQTKRAAEWMWKHYLQNGMMYPPKYAVPLLEDNFKDLPNATIIVCELDPLKDEGKMYAQKLQEAGVFVNVFEIAGAVHCFDFFPCSLSDTFYEQQVQLFRHILDQKK, translated from the coding sequence ATGAAAGATATAATGAACAATATAGATGCAGAGCTTTGGAAAGCTGTTCGCGAGAGTCCTTTTAACAGAATAGATTACGAGAATCTGTTGGCACACGATCCTGCAAAAATCAGGAAAGAGGAAATGGACTTATTTTTAAAAGAAAAACCTGTGGATATTCCGCAACATCTTGATGTAGAGGATATCTGGATTCCATCTTCTCATGCATCAGGAAAAATAAGATTGAGAATGTACAGACCAAAAGGAAAAAAAGACTTACCCGTTTTACTGTACTTTCATGGAGGAGCCTTTATATATGGCACACCCGAACAATATGATTTTATATTCTTCCGGCTGGCTTTAGATGCTGAGATGATTATTCTTTCTGTAGATTACCGGCTGGCTCCTGAATATCAATTCCCTGCGGGGATGGAAGACGGCTGTGATGCTTTGCTGTGGCTGGCTGCCAATGCAGAGCAGATAGGAGGAGATAAGAATAATATGATGATTGGGGGAAGTAGTGCCGGGGCAACAATTGCAGCATCCGTTACCCATTGGGCGAGAGACAGAAAAGAGGTGGAAATCCGACATCAGTATATGCTGTATCCTCCCATGAGCCATCTTTTGGAAACTTCGTCTATGCGTGAGCTGGAACATGCGCCTCAGCAAACCAAAAGAGCAGCAGAATGGATGTGGAAACATTATTTACAGAATGGCATGATGTATCCGCCAAAATACGCAGTGCCTTTATTGGAAGATAATTTCAAAGATTTACCGAACGCCACCATTATTGTGTGTGAGCTGGATCCGTTAAAAGATGAAGGGAAAATGTATGCCCAAAAGCTACAGGAAGCAGGTGTTTTCGTGAATGTATTTGAAATAGCGGGAGCTGTACATTGTTTTGACTTTTTTCCCTGTTCATTATCTGATACTTTTTATGAACAGCAAGTTCAACTATTCAGACATATTTTAGATCAAAAGAAATGA